One region of Salvia miltiorrhiza cultivar Shanhuang (shh) chromosome 3, IMPLAD_Smil_shh, whole genome shotgun sequence genomic DNA includes:
- the LOC131018766 gene encoding uncharacterized protein LOC131018766 — translation MIASMDLNASPEPEEEEVFHEQQSEEDNVQEEHIEYNEHVDHEQSGASLARRVSFCLILNQQRPNSRLPPGWLDCPAYGNEIGGFLIPSKVPLGESFNEEILPGKRYSSKQVVHQQRVLNRKIGLVIDLTNSSRYYNVNDWRKEGIKHVKIPCKGRDSVPENEAVNKFVYEVQQFLARQRQPKKHILVHCTHGHNRTGYMIAHYLMRTMPMSVTQAIKIFSDARPPGIYKPDYIDALYSFYHEKKPEMVVCPTTPEWKRSSELDLNGDAVPDDDDDDGDSTAPPDETNETRTTLTNDDLLGDKIPSDQEVVMRQFVLQTMKLPGGVRGPQHFPGSHPVSLNRENLQLLRQRYYYATWKADGTRYMMLITMDGCYLIDRHFSFRRVQMRFPCRHTNEGGAEKTYHHFTLLDGEMVIDTMPDTQKQERRYLVYDMMAINQVSLVERPFYERWKMVEKEIIEPRNFERQLIYQSPNPYYRYELEPFRVRRKDFWLLSTVTKLLKGFIPNLSHDADGLIFQGWDDPYVPRTHEGLLKWKYPEMNSVDFLFEMVENRQLLYLNERGKKKLMDNNRVAFPDDGPDASAYNGKIIECSWNSEEDVWVCMRVRVDKGSPNEFNTYRKVMRSIKDNITEDVLLNEINEIIRLPMYADRIQNESKVHNASRRR, via the exons ATGATTGCCAGCATGGACTTGAATGCCTCCCCTGAACCAGAAGAGGAAGAGGTTTTCCATGAACAACAGTCAGAAGAAGATAATGTGCAGGAAGAACATATAGAATACAATGAACATGTGGACCATGAGCAGAGTGGTGCCTCACTTGCACGCCGGGTATCATTCTGTCTTATTTTGAACCA GCAGAGACCTAATAGTAGACTTCCTCCAG GTTGGTTAGACTGTCCTGCTTATGGAAATGAGATAGGAGGGTTTTTGATCCCTTCAAAAGTTCCTCTAGGTGAATCATTCAATGAAGAAATTCTCCCTGGTAAAAGATACTCATCTAAGCAGGTGGTCCATCAACAGAGAGTTTTAAATAGAAAG ATCGGTTTGGTGATTGATTTGACCAATTCAAGTAGATACTATAATGTCAATGACTGGAGGAAAGAAGGTATTAAGCATGTCAAG ATTCCATGCAAGGGGCGTGATTCAGTACCTGAGAATGAGGCTGTAAATAAGTTTGTCTATGAG GTCCAACAATTTCTGGCTCGGCAAAGGCAACCGAAAAAGCATATTCTTGTTCACTGCACACATGGGCATAATCGTACAGGATATATGATTGCCCATTATCTCATGCGTACAATGCCTATGTCCGTGACTCAG gcaATCAAGATATTTTCTGATGCACGTCCACCGGGGATTTACAAACCAGACTACATTGATGCCTTGTATAGtttttatcatgagaaaaaacCAGAGATGGTTGTTTGCCCTACAACCCCAGAGTGGAAAAGATCTTCTGAACTGGATCTGAATGGTGATGCAGTGCCGgatgatgatgacgatgatggaGATTCTACCGCTCCTCCAGAT GAGACTAATGAGACACGGACAACACTGACAAATGATGACCTTCTGGGAGATAAAATTCCTAGTGACCAAGAAGTAGTGATGCGGCAGTTTGTCTTACAGACTATGAAGTTGCCTGGAGGG GTTAGAGGACCTCAGCATTTTCCTGGCTCACATCCAGTTTCTCTCAACAG GGAGAACTTACAACTGTTAAGACAACGCTACTATTATGCAACATGGAAAGCTGATGGTACAAGATACATGATGCTTATCACTATGGATGGCTGCTATTTGATAGATAGGCATTTCAGCTTTCGGAGAGTCCAAATGCGATTTCCTTGCAGGCATACTAATGAA GGAGGGGCTGAGAAAACGTATCATCATTTTACTTTACTTGATGGGGAGATGGTAATTGATACCATGCCTGATACACAGAAGCAAGAAAGAAGATACCTTGTCTATGATATGATGGCCATTAATCAGGTTTCCCTTGTAGAG CGACCATTTTACGAACGTTGGAAAATGGTCGAGAAGGAAATTATTGAGCCTCGGAATTTCGAGAGACAACTCATATATCAAAGCCCAAACCCTTACTATAGATATGAATTGGAGCCTTTCAGG GTAAGGAGGAAAGATTTTTGGCTTCTTTCTACTGTCACAAAACTCCTGAAGGGATTTATTCCAAATCTTTCCCACGATGCAGATGGTCTTATTTTCCAG GGCTGGGATGATCCTTATGTTCCTCGGACACATGAGGGTCTCTTAAAGTGGAAGTATCCCGAGATGAATTCAGTGGACTTTCTCTTTGAG ATGGTTGAAAATCGCCAGCTACTCTATCTTAATGAGCGTGGAAAGAAGAAATTGATGGATAATAATAGGGTTGCCTTTCCGG ATGATGGGCCTGATGCATCAGCATATAATGGTAAAATTATTGAGTGTTCGTGGAACTCCGAGGAAGACGTGTGGGTTTGTATGAGGGTCAGGGTGGACAAAGGGAGCCCAAATGAATTCAACACATACAGGAAG GTCATGAGAAGTATCAAGGACAACATCACTGAAGATGTATTGTTGAATGAGATCAATGAGATCATCCGCCTTCCAATGTACGCTGATAGGATACAGAACGAAAGCAAAGTGCATAATGCATCACGTCGTAGGTGA